In a single window of the Lodderomyces elongisporus chromosome 4, complete sequence genome:
- the FES1_1 gene encoding hsp70 nucleotide exchange factor fes1 (BUSCO:EOG09264MIL) produces the protein MSSSLAFRSLKNGLGLKNSVRALSSTTSQLSNYNQPDYSQYLNNKPPQTARNIAYFMVGSMGLLSAAGAKSTVEAFLSSMAASADVLAMAKVEVKLGAIPEGKNVIVKWQGKPVFIRHRTAEEIEEANDVDVSKLRDPETDAQRVKKPEWLVMLGICTHLGCVPIGEAGDYGGWFCPCHGSHYDISGRIRKGPAPLNLEIPQYDFTDDSTLMVG, from the coding sequence ACTCTGTTAGAGCTTTGTCCTCAACCACAAGCCAATTGTCCAACTACAACCAACCGGACTATTCACAATACTTGAACAATAAACCACCACAAACAGCAAGAAATATTGCGTACTTTATGGTGGGATCCATGGGTCTTTTGTCTGCAGCAGGAGCTAAATCCACTGTTGAAGCTTTTCTTTCGTCAATGGCTGCATCAGCCGATGTGCTTGCCATGGCTAAAGTTGAGGTTAAATTGGGTGCCATCCCAGAAGGTAAGAATGTCATTGTGAAGTGGCAAGGTAAGCCTGTGTTTATTAGACACAGAACCGCTGAGGAGAttgaagaagcaaatgatgttgatgtaaGCAAATTGAGAGACCCAGAAACCGATGCTCAACGTGTTAAGAAACCAGAATGGTTAGTGATGTTGGGTATCTGTACACACTTGGGTTGTGTGCCTATTGGTGAAGCCGGTGACTACGGTGGATGGTTTTGCCCATGTCACGGTTCCCACTACGATATCTCTGGTAGAATCAGAAAAGGACCAGCTCCATTGAACTTGGAAATCCCACAATACGACTTTACTGATGATTCAACTTTGATGGTTGGTTAA
- a CDS encoding uncharacterized protein (CAZy:GH132) has protein sequence MLFSKLSFAFFTISTVVAGPLVKCPFPKDKKLVAVAEDCENEGWAMSPDEPCIPGKYCPYACPPGQVMNQWDPSAKTYSYPSSMNGGLKCNADGSLTNPMGNKPLCVNGAGTVSVVNKAGKNVAFCQTVLPGNEAMLIPTNVAKDKETKLAVPGCEYYAGSAAHYYVNPPGVSTEEGCVWGTADKEIGNWSPYVAGMNMDKQGNTYVTIGVNPKHIDDHDGKTPNFGLRIVCDNPHDCVGLECEINPKNGYNTATGPTSGNSLNADFCIVTARHHAKAKIEVFEV, from the coding sequence atgttgttttcaaaactttctTTCGCGTTTTTCACTATCTCAACGGTTGTTGCCGGTCCACTAGTTAAATGCCCATTTCCAAAAGATAAGAAATTAGTTGCTGTTGCAGAGGATTGTGAGAACGAGGGTTGGGCAATGAGCCCCGATGAACCATGCATTCCAGGTAAGTATTGTCCATATGCGTGCCCACCAGGTCAAGTGATGAATCAATGGGATCCATCCGCTAAAACTTACTCATATCCAAGCTCGATGAATGGTGGTCTAAAGTGCAATGCCGACGGTTCTTTAACAAACCCCATGGGTAATAAGCCATTGTGCGTTAATGGTGCAGGTACGGTTTCAGTTGTTAACAAGGCTGGTAAAAATGTTGCATTCTGTCAAACTGTTTTACCTGGAAACGAAGCAATGTTGATTCCCACTAACGTTGCCAAggataaagaaacaaaattggcAGTGCCGGGTTGTGAGTACTATGCTGGAAGCGCTGCACACTATTACGTTAACCCACCAGGTGTTTCAACCGAAGAAGGTTGTGTGTGGGGTACTGCTGATAAGGAGATTGGTAACTGGTCTCCATACGTGGCCGGAATGAATATGGATAAGCAGGGAAACACATATGTCACCATTGGTGTTAACCCAAAGCACATTGACGACCATGATGGCAAAACACCAAATTTTGGTCTTAGGATAGTATGTGACAATCCACACGATTGCGTTGGCTTGGAATGTGAAATCAATCCAAAGAACGGATACAACACTGCAACTGGTCCAACAAGTGGCAACTCCTTGAATGCTGATTTCTGTATTGTCACTGCGAGACATCATGCAAAAGCCAAGATCGAAGTTTTTGAGGTGTAg